The following are encoded in a window of Callithrix jacchus isolate 240 chromosome 9, calJac240_pri, whole genome shotgun sequence genomic DNA:
- the SETD1B gene encoding histone-lysine N-methyltransferase SETD1B isoform X2, with protein MENSHPPHHHHQQPPPQPGPSGERRNHHWRSYKLMIDPALKKGHHKLYRYDGQHFSLAMSSNRPVEIVEDPRVVGIWTKNKELELSVPKFKIDEFYVGPVPPKQVTFAKLNDNIRENFLRDMCKKYGEVEEVEILYNPKTKKHLGIAKVVFATVRGAKEAVQHLHSTSVMGNIIHVELDTKGETRMRFYELLVTGRYTPQTLPVGELDAVSPIVNETLQLSDALKRLKDGGLSAGCGSGSSSVTPNSGGTPFSQDTAYSSCRLDTPNSYGQGTPLTPRLGTPFSQDSSYSSRQPTPSYLFSQDPTVTFKARRHDSKFTDAYNRRHEHHYVHTSPAVTAVAGATAAFRGSSDLPFGAVSGTGGSSGPPFKAQPQDSSTFAHTPPPAQATPAPGFKSAFSPYQTPVAHFPPPAEEPTTTPAFGARDGGEFRRAPAPPPLPPAEPLAKEKPGTPPGPPPPDTNSMELGGRPTFGWSPEPCDSPGTPTLESSPAGPEKPHDSLDSRIEMLLKEQRTKLLFLPVHDSDTELQMEGSPISSSSSQLSPLAPFGTNSQPGFRGPTPPSSRPSSTGLEDISPTPLPDSDEDEELNLSLGPRPPPEPGPPDPAGLLGQTAEVALDLVGDRTPTSEKMDEGQQSSGEDMEISDDEMPSAPITSADCPKPMVVTPGGGAVAAPSVLAPTLPLPPPPGFPPLPPPPPPPPPQPGFPMPPPLPPPPPPPPPAHPAVTVPPPPLPAPPGVPPPPILPPLPPFPPGLFPVMQVDMSHVLGGQWGGMPMSFQMQTQVLSRLMTGQGACPYPPFMAAAAAAASAGLQFVNLPPYRGPFSLSNSGPGRGQHWPPLPKFDPSVPPPGYVPRQEDPHKATVDGVLLVVLKELKAIMKRDLNRKMVEVVAFRAFDEWWDKKERMAKASLTPVKSGEHKDEDRPKPKDRIASCLLESWGKGEGLGYEGLGLGIGLRGAIRLPSFKVKRKEPPDTTSSGDQKRLRPSTSVDEEDEESERERDRDMADTPCELAKRDPKSVGVRRRPARPLELDSGGEEDEKESLSVSSSSSASSSSGSSTTSPSSSASDKEEEQESTEEEEEVEGEEEEEEEEEGPRSQLSSSSTSSTSDKDDDDDSDDQDESENDDEDTALSEASEKDEGDSDGEETVSITTSKAEATSSSESSESSEFESSSESSPSSSEDEEEVVAREEEKEEEEEDEMVADESMASAGPKDFEQDGEEVTVAPGAPVMDSLGMEEEVNIETEAVAPEERPPMLDEPPLPVGVEEPVNSREPPEEPGVSQEGAMLLSPEPPATEVETRPPSSPDRAPEHDLEVEPEPPTMLPLPLQPPLPPPRPPRPPSPPPEPETTDASHPSVPPEPPTEDQPPRTPGLCGSLAKSQSTETVPATPGGEPPLSAGSSGLSVSSPQVPGSPFSYPAPSPGFSSGGLPRTPGRDFTFTPTFPEPSRPLLLPVCPLPTGRRDERSGPLASPVLLETGLSLPLPLPLPLPLALPAVLRAQPRAPTQLPPLLPAPLAPCPPPIKRKPGRPRRSPPSMLSLDGPLVRPPVGATFGRDLLLPPGQPQTPVFPSTHDPRTVTLDFRNAGIPAPPPPLPPQPPPPPPPPPVEPTKLPFKELDNQWPSEAIPPGSRGRDEVTEEYMELAKSRGPWRRPPKKRHEDLVPPAGSPELSPPQPLFRPRSEFEEMTILYDIWNGGIDEEDIRFLCVTYERLLQQDNGMDWLNDTLWVYHPSTSLSSAKKKKRDDGIREHVTGCARSEGFYTIDKKDKLRYLNSSRASTDEPPADTQGMSIPAQPHASTRAGSERRSEQRRLLSSFTGSCDSDLLKFNQLKFRKKKLKFCKSHIHDWGLFAMEPIAADEMVIEYVGQNIRQVIADMREKRYEDEGIGSSYMFRVDHDTIIDATKCGNFARFINHSCNPNCYAKVITVESQKKIVIYSKQHISVNEEITYDYKFPIEDVKIPCLCGSENCRGTLN; from the exons ATGGAGAACAGTcaccccccccaccaccaccaccagcagcccCCGCCGCAGCCCGGCCCTTCGGGCGAGAGGAGGAACCACCATTGGAGAAGTTACAAGTTGATGATTGACCCGGCTCTGAAAAAGGGGCATCATAAACTGTACCGCTACGATGGGCAGCATTTCAGCCTGGCG ATGTCCAGCAACCGCCCGGTGGAAATTGTCGAAGATCCCCGGGTCGTCGGGATCTGGACCAAAAACAAGGAGCTGGAGCTGTCGGTGCCCAAATTCAAA ATCGATGAGTTCTACGTGGGCCCGGTGCCTCCTAAGCAGGTGACATTTGCCAAGCTGAATGACAACATCCGAGAAAACTTCCTAAGGGATATGTGCAAGAAGtatggggaggtggaggaggtggagatTTTGTACAACCCCAAGACCAAGAAGCACCTCGGCATTGCCAAGGTGGTCTTTGCCACCGTCCGGGGTGCCAAGGAGGCcgttcagcacttgcacagcactTCCGTCATGGGCAACATTATCCACGTGGAGCTGGACACCAAAG GGGAAACCCGAATGCGGTTCTATGAACTGTTGGTCACTGGCCGTTACACCCCGCAGACCCTCCCAGTGGGCGAGCTGGATGCTGTCTCTCCAATTGTGAATGAGACCCTGCAG CTGTCAGATGCCCTGAAGCGCCTCAAGGATGGAGGCCTGTCTGCAGGCTGTGGCTCCGGCTCCTCCTCTGTCACCCCCAATAGCGGTGGGACACCGTTTTCCCAGGACACGGCTTACTCCAGCTGCCGCCTGGACACACCCAACTCCTACGGACAGGGCACCCCGCTCACGCCGCGCCTGGGCACCCCCTTCTCACAGGACTCCAGCTACTCCAGCCGCCAGCCCACACCCTCGTACCTCTTCAGCCAGGACCCTACAGTGACCTTCAAGGCCCGGCGCCACGATAGCAAGTTCACGGACGCCTACAACCGCCGCCACGAACATCATTATGTCCACACCTCTCCCGCGGTCACTGCAGTGGCTGGGGCCACAGCCGCCTTCCGGGGTTCCTCAGACCTCCCATTTGGAGCAGTCAGCGGCACTGGGGGCAGCAGCGGCCCCCCCTTCAAGGCCCAACCACAGGATTCGTCCACATTTGCCCACACTCCACCGCCCGCCCAAGCAaccccagctcctggattcaagtctGCTTTCTCTCCATATCAGACCCCAGTGGCCCACTTCCCTCCACCCGCAGAAGAGCCGACCACCACCCCTGCCTTCGGGGCCCGTGACGGTGGGGAGTTCCGGAGGgcaccagcacccccacccctgccacctgCTGAGCCTCTGGCCAAGGAGAAGCCAGGCACGCCCCCTGGCCCGCCGCCCCCCGACACCAACAGCATGGAACTAGGCGGCCGGCCCACCTTCGGCTGGAGTCCTGAGCCCTGTGACAGCCCCGGCACGCCCACGCTGGAGTCGTCCCCTGCGGGGCCAGAGAAGCCCCACGACAGCCTGGACTCACGCATCGAGATGCTGCTGAAGGAGCAGCGCACCAAACTCCTCTTCCTGCCGGTGCACGACTCAGACACTGAGCTGCAGATGGAGGGCagccccatctcctcctcctcctcccagctctcCCCGCTGGCCCCCTTCGGCACCAACTCCCAGCCCGGCTTCCGCGGCCCCACTCCCCCATCCTCGCGCCCCTCCAGCACCGGCCTGGAAGACATCAGCCCAACACCTCTGCCAGACTCTGACGAGGACGAGGAGCTCAACCTGAGCCTTGGGCCTCGGCCTCCACCTGAGCCCGGTCCCCCGGACCCTGCTGGGCTTCTGGGCCAGACAGCTGAGGTGGCCTTGGACCTGGTTGGAGACAGAACCCCGACTTCAGAGAAGATGGATGAG GGCCAGCAGTCCTCAGGCGAGGACATGGAGATCTCGGATGACGAGATGCCCTCGGCCCCCATCACCAGTGCCGACTGCCCCAAGCCTATGGTGGTGACCCCAGGAGGGGGGGCCGTGGCAGCCCCTTCCGTGCTGGCCCCAACCCTGCCGCTACCCCCACCACCCGGCTTCCCCCCgctgcccccaccccccccaccgcCCCCACCGCAGCCTGGCTTCCCCATgcccccacctctgcccccaccaccacccccaccacctccagCCCACCCTGCTGTGACAGTGCCCCCACCACCCCTGCCAGCACCACCTGGAGTCCCACCCCCACCCATCCTGCCGCCACTGCCCCCCTTTCCGCCTGGCCTGTTCCCCGTGATGCAGGTGGACATGAGTCACGTGCTGGGTGGCCAGTGGGGCGGCATGCCCATGTCCTTCCAGATGCAAACGCAGGTGCTCAGCCGGCTGATGACAGGCCAGGGCGCCTGCCCCTACCCGCCCTTCATGGCCGCCGCGGCTGCCGCTGCCTCAGCCGGACTCCAGTTTGTCAACCTGCCACCCTACCGGGGCCCCTTCTCCCTGAGCAACTCTGGCCCGGGCCGCGGGCAGCACTGGCCACCACTGCCCAAGTTTGACCCATCAGTGCCTCCGCCAGGGTATGTGCCCCGCCAGGAGGACCCACACAAGGCCACAGTGGATGGCGTCCTGCTGGTGGTCCTGAAGGAGCTCAAGGCCATCATGAAGCGGGACCTGAACCGCAAGATGGTGGAAGTGGTGGCTTTCCGGGCCTTCGACGAGTGGTGGGACAAGAAGGAGCGgatggccaag GCCTCGCTGACCCCGGTGAAGTCAGGCGAGCACAAGGACGAGGATAGGCCGAAGCCCAAGGACCGCATCGCCTCGTGCCTGCTGGAGTCATGGGGCAAGGGCGAGGGCCTGGGCTAtgagggcctgggcctgggcatcGGGTTGCGTGGGGCCATTCGCCTGCCCTCCTTCAAGGTCAAGAGGAAGGAGCCACCAGACACCACCTCATCTGGCGACCAGAAGCGGTTGCGGCCCTCAACCTCTGTGGATGAGGAAGATGAAG AGTCTGAACGGGAGCGGGACCGGGACATGGCGGACACCCCCTGTGAGCTTGCCAAGCGGGACCCCAAGAGTGTGGGCGTGCGGCGGAGGCCAGCACGGCCTCTGGAGCTGGACAGCGGtggggaggaggatgagaaggaatCCTTGTCAGTGTCCTCATCCTCATCGGCGTCCTCATCCTCGGGCTCCTCAACCACCTCACCCTCGTCCTCGGCCTCTGACaaggaggaggaacaggagagcactgaggaggaagaggaggtggaaggggaagaggaggaggaggaggaggaggaaggcccCAGGAGCCAGCTGTCCTCCTCCTCAACCTCATCCACATCAGATAAG gatgatgatgatgacagtgatgaccAGGATGAGTCTGAGAACGATGATGAAGACACAGCCCTATCAGAGGCGAGTGAGAAGGATGAAGGGGACTCGGATGGAG AGGAGACGGTGAGCATCACAACTTCCAAGGCTGAAGCCACATCGTCCAGTGAGAGTTCTGAGTCTTCCGAGTTTGAGTCAAGCTCCGAGTCCTCGCCCTCATCCTCGGAGGATGAAGAGGAGGTAGTGGccagggaagaggaaaaagaggaagaggaggaggacgagATGGTGGCAGATGAGAGCATGGCTTCTGCAGGCCCCAAGGACTTTGAGCAGGATGGGGAGGAAGTGACTGTGGCCCCGGGGGCACCGGTGATGGACTCGTTGGGCATGGAAGAGGAGGTGAACATCGAGACTGAGGCTGTGGCCCCTGAGGAGCGGCCCCCCATGCTGGATGAGCCCCCCTTGCCTGTGGGTGTTGAAGAGCCAGTGAACTCCAGGGAGCCCCCTGAGGAGCCAGGTGTGAGCCAGGAAGGGGCCATGTTGCTGTCTCCAGAGCCCCCTGCCACAGAGGTGGAGACCCGACCCCCATCGTCCCCTGATCGAGCTCCAG AGCATGACCTGGAAGTAGAGCCGGAGCCCCCTACGATGCTCCCCTTGCCCCTGCAGCCACCATTGCCGCCCCCACGACCGCCCCGGCCACCCAGCCCACCGCCGGAGCCCGAGACCACAGACGCCTCACACCCATCTGTCCCTCCAGAGCCTCCTACCGAGGACCAGCCCCCGCGTACTCCAGGCCTCTGTGGCAGCCTGGCCAAGTCACAGAGCACAGAGACAGTGCCAGCCACACCAGGCGGGGAGCCCCCACTATCAGCGGGCAGCAGTGGCCTGTCCGTGAGCTCTCCTCAAGTGCCCGGCAGCCCTTTCTCCTACCCAGCCCCGTCCCCTGGCTTTAGCAGTGGGGGCCTCCCTCGGACACCTGGCCGGGACTTCACCTTCACACCCACCTTCCCGGAGCCCAGCAGGCCCCTGCTTCTGCCCGTCTGCCCGCTCCCCACTGGCCGACGTGACGAGCGCTCTGGGCCTCTGGCCTCCCCAGTGCTCCTGGAGACAGGCCtgtccctccctctgcccctgcccctgcccttgcCCTTGGCATTGCCTGCCGTCTTGCGGGCCCAGCCTCGGGCCCCCACCCAGCTGCCGCCCCTGCTGCCCGCCCCCCTGGCCCCTTGCCCACCCCCCATCAAGAGGAAGCCGGGCCGGCCCCGGCGATCCCCACCGTCTATGCTCTCCTTGGATGGGCCCTTGGTCCGGCCGCCAGTGGGAGCCACCTTTGGAAGGGACCTCCTGCTTCCGCCGGGCCAGCCACAGACCCCTGTCTTCCCCAGCACCCATGACCCCCGGACGGTGACCCTGGACTTCCGGAACGCAGGGATCCCAGCCCCTCCACCACCCCTTCCCCcccagccacccccacccccacctcccccacctgtAGAGCCCACCAAGCTGCCCTTCAAGGAGCTAGACAACCAGTGGCCCTCCGAGGCCATCCCTCCAGGCTCCCGTGGGCGTGACGAGGTCACCGAGGAGTACATGGAGTTGGCCAAGAGTCGGGGGCCGTGGCGCCGGCCGCCTAAGAAGCGCCATGAGGACCTGGTGCCACCTGCAGGCTCGCCCGAGCTCTCTCCACCCCAGCCCCTCTTCCGGCCCCGCTCGGAGTTTGAGGAGATGACCATCCTGTATGACATCTGGAATGGTGGCATCGATGAGGAGGACATCCGCTTCCTGTGTGTCACCTACGAGCGACTGCTGCAGCAGGACAACGGCATGGACTGGCTTAACGACACACTCTGGGTCTACCACCCCT ccaccagCCTCTCTTCAGCTAAGAAAAAGAAACGGGATGATGGCATCCGTGAGCATGTGACGGGCTGTGCCCGAAGCGAGGGCTTCTATACCATCGACAAGAAAGACAAGCTCAGATACCTCAACAGCAGCCGTGCCAGCACCGATGAGCCCCCTGCAGACACCCAG GGCATGAGCATCCCGGCGCAGCCCCATGCCTCCACCCGGGCCGGCTCGGAGCGGCGTTCAGAGCAGCGCCGCCTGCTGTCCTCCTTCACTGGCAGCTGTGACAGCGACCTGCTCAAGTTCAACCAGCTCAAG TTCCGGAAGAAAAAGCTCAAGTTCTGCAAGAGCCACATTCACGACTGGGGCTTGTTCGCCATGGAGCCCATTGCGGCCGATGAGATGGTCATCGAGTATGTGGGCCAGAACATCCGCCAG GTGATCGCAGACATGAGGGAGAAGCGTTATGAGGACGAGGGCATCGGGAGCAGCTACATGTTCCGGGTGGACCATGACACCATCATCGACGCCACCAAGTGCGGCAACTTCGCACGCTTCATCAACCACAGCTGCAAC CCCAACTGCTACGCCAAGGTGATCACAGTGGAGTCGCAGAAGAAGATCGTCATTTACTCGAAGCAGCACATCAGCGTCAACGAGGAGATCACCTATGACTATAAGTTCCCCATCGAGGACGTCAAGATCCCCTGCCTCTGCGGCTCCGAGAACTGCCGGGGGACCCTCAACTAG